The window CCCCGGGGCCGACCCCAACTACGCCGGGAGCACGGGGACCCTGGCGGGCGGTCAGACCGTCCTCAGGGCCGACACGGCCACCGCGCTGACCCCGGCGCCGAACCCCTCCCGCTTCGGCCAGCCCGTGACCCTCACGGCGTCCGTCACCGTCACCGCGCCGGGTGCGGGGACACCCTCGGGGACCGTCACCTTCCTGAACGGCGCCACGCCCATAGGGGCCATCGCGGTGGGCCCCGGCGGGACGGCCGCCTTCACCACGGCGTCCCTGCCGGTGGGCGTGAACGCCCTGACGGCCCACTACGAGGGGGACGCCTCCTTCAACCCCAGCGTCTCGCCCGAGGCGGTGCAGACCGTGGAAAAGGCCGACACCGCCACGACCCTCGCGTCCTCCCGCAACCCCGCGGAGACGGGCGACGCGGTGACCTTCACCGTGAGCGTCGCCGCCGTCGCCCCCGGGGCGGGCGTCCCCACGGGGACGGTGGAACTCCGGGACGGCCCGGAGCTCCTGCAGACCCTCACCCTCGACCACGGCTCGGCCGCGTGGACCACTGACGACCTCGCCCCGGGCCGGCACCCGATGACCGCGTCCTACGCGGGCGACGGCAACTTCAACGCCTCCGGCTCCGACACCCTCGTCCAGGAGATCTCCCGGCCCGTCTTCTGCGCCCACGTGGCCTCCACCGACCTCTGGTGGACGCGGATCCACCTCCTCAACACCGGCGACCGCGCCGGCGGGGCGACCCTGGAGGCCTTCGACGCCGGGGGCGCCCTCCTGGAGACGGTGCCGGTCCCGGCGCTGCCGCCGGGCGGGCTCTTCTCCGCCGACGCGGCGAGCCTCTTCTCGGCGGAAAGCCTGGCGCACGACCTGTGGGTCCGGGTGATCCCGCTGGCGACCCTGCGGGGGCTCTGCGAGTTCGGCACCCGCGACGGGCTGGCGGCGACCGCCCTGCCCATCGGGCCCGACGCGTGGCCCCGGCTGGTCTTCCCCTACGTCTACGTCTCCCCGGCGGGCAGCGGTTCCTACTACACCGGGATCACGCTGGTCAACCCGGGGACGGAAAACGTGCAGGCCGTCCTGGAGGCCTTCTCCGAGGACGGCGCCCCGCTGGGCGCCGTCACCGTGCCGATCCCGGCCCGGGGGAAGTACGTCCGGCTGGTGGGCGAGGCCTTTCCCGGCGTCGGCGACCCCGGGGCCATCCGCTTCATGCGGGTGGCGGCGGACGGCCCGCTGACGGGCTTCGAACTCTTCGGCAAGTGGGACGACCACGGCCTCGCGGGCCTGGCCGCCCACTTCCCGGATTCGCCGGTTCCGCCGCTGAACGGCGAGGACCTCCTCCCCTACCACCTTTACTACAACGAGGTCCCGGACAACGCCGCCTGGTACACCGGCGTCACCTTCGTGAACCTGGACGCCGAGCCCGTCACCGTCACCGCCGAAGTCTTCAGTGCCGGCGGCGAGCGGATCGGCGCCGGCTACTGGGGCCTCAACCCCATGCAGCAGGTCACCCGGGAAATCTGGGCGGTCCTCGGCGCCGAGTACCCGGCGGGGAGTTACCTCAAGGCCTCCGCGGTACGCCGGGTCCTCGGCTTCGAGCTGTTCCTGTCGCGGGGCGGGCCCTTCCGCTTCGACGGCCTGCCGGCCCAGGAGTGGCCGGCCCGGACACTGGTCTTCCCGCTGGTCCGAACCTCAGGCGGCAACAGCACGCGCCTGCGGCTGACCAACGTCTCGGGGCTGCCCGTCGAGGTGCAGGTCCGCGCCTTCGCCGCCGACGGTACGGAACGGGGCGCCTGGCCGGCCGCGCTGGCGGCCGGGGCCCAGCTCCAGGTGGACGCGGCGACGCTGTTCCCCACGGTTCCGGACCTGGCCTGGATCGCCGTGGAGGCGTCGGGGGGCCTCATCGGGGACGCCCTCCTCCTCTCGGCCGACCAGGAGCGGATGATCGCCTACCCCGGCCTCCCGGCGGAGTGACCCTTTGGAGTGCGGCAGTGAGTCCTCGAACTGCCGCTTTGGAGTGCGGTGACACGCTTCGTGGCACCGCTTTGTATTTCGCCGACGCAAAGGCGCGCAGGCTTCCGGAGCGCCGTCGCAAAGGTTTAACTGGAGAGCGCGACAGCAAGTCCTCGAGCTGCCGCTTTGGAAAAAAACCTGTAATGGAGCGGAACCGTCCGGGGAGATACTGATGAAAGGTTTTAACAGGAATGATTCGTCCGAATTGGGTTTCGCGGTGGCTTGCCTCTTCCATGGAGCGATCACGCTGAACGAATTCCACCGATGGGTGGAGTCCGTCCTTGTAATGAGTTCTGAAGTTTCGCCTTTGCTTGTGGATTTGCTCGATTTCAACGGACCCATGACCCGGATTTTCAAAGTGATCGGTTTTGTGCCCGATTGGCCCTTTCCAATTGAAGCAAAGGCGGCACTGCTTGCGATTGCCTATCAAAGAGGAACGCCTCCGGAAGATTGCAAAATTTCTTCCACCGAAGCGGAAGAGATTCGAAATCGCTTTCCACAAGTAGAAACCCGATTCAAAGAAATGTTCCCGTTTGCAAACATATGTTGACAAGACTCCTGTCCTCTGTCTCGGGGCAGGAGTCTGCAAATGCATTGACGATCCGCTGACTTTAGATCATAATGATCATGATGAACATTATGGAGGCTTCGATGGTCACCGAAACCAATGCCGTCACGTTCCGGCAGAACCTGGGGGAAATGATCAACCAGGTCCAATACCGCCACGACAGCATCGTCATCAGCAAGGACGGGCGACCGGTGGCGGTTCTGATCGATTCGGCCCTTTTCGAGCGGATCCGTCGCATGCGCGAGCGCTTCGACGCTCTTGCCTCTCGTCTGGCCGCTGCTTTCGCGGATGTCCCGGCCGATGAAGGGACACGGGAAATCGAACAGGCGGCTGCGGCTGTCCGAGCTGAATCGAAGGCCCGCCACGCCGGTCGGCCGAGGCGTTGACCGTGTCCGCTCTTCGTGTGGTTCTGGACACCAACGTACTCGTGTCGGGTCTGGCCTATCCCGGCAGTATCCCCGGCCGGATTCTGGAGACCTGGCGACAAGGCGGAATCGAAGTCATCCTCTCCCGATTCATCCTGGATGAGTTGTCGAGGGTCCTGCCGCGATTGAATCACCGTCTGAACTGGGGCCCCTCCGATTTCGAGGACCTCCTGGACATCCTCGCCTTCGAGGCCGACCTGATCGAGCCGGTCCAAGCCGAGAACGGCGATCTCCGAAACGGGGATGACCTCCCGGTTCTCGGCACCCTGCTGGCGTCCCGGGCTGACTACCTCGTCACCGGCGATGCCGATCTTCTGGCTCTGGCCGGCCGTTATCCAATTGTGAGCCCCGCCGAGTTCTGGCGCCGGCACGGGGGGTGATCGTGCCCCGATTCGACCGGGAAAACCGGCTGAACACCGACGGGGCCAGGGAGCGGGAAGCGGTTCTGGAAGGGACCGTGGACCTCGGCCCCCTGTTCGGGAAGCGGGTCGTCCACGTCGTCCTCCCATTGATTCGGGTCACGGCCGGCAGCTTCACCATGGGATCGGGCTTCCCCGACTCCTTCTCCGATGAGCAACCCCTCCACCGCGTGACGCTCAGCCAGGGGTTCTGGCTCGGGAAGTCTTCGAACTGCCGCTTTCAACCCACCCCCTCAAGCAACCTGTTCGCATCCGCCGTCCCGGGTCGCACGCGCCGTCCCGGCGCGGGTCTTGCGCACCTCGACCCTCTACAGATCCACACCCGCCCGGGCCGGGACGGCCCGTGGGAACCTCAATGCGCCCCGGAGGCGGCGCAGGAAAATTGCCCGCAGGACATCCGGCTCCCCTCCAGGGCGCCCTCAGGGATAACGGCGGCCTCCCCGGCGGGAGCACCCCCTGCCGGGGGAGCACCCGCCGGCTAATCTCTTCTATCCCTGCGGGATAGAATTACACATCCCTTGAGTGAGCAAACAATAGACTGACGCAACGGGGTTGAACCTCTCCGGTGCCCGACACTTTCATGCTGGAACGAAGCGAAAAGCCAGTGACATTGGGCTTCAGCCTGCGCGGGTGTTTTTGCGGAGATAAAAAAACGGGGACGGATGGCCGTCCCCGCAGGGTTGTGACTTCAGAAGGTTTCCAATTCAGTTCATTCGGTGTCCCGTCGTTCCGGAGTGCCGGGATTGACACCGTCGGAAGAGATCTGCCACGGCATCTCGGGGGCCACCTCTTCCCCGGCAGAGCCCCAGGCCGGCGCCGGTGACGAGGGGATGAACTCCACCTTGTCCACCCAGCCGGTGTCGGAGCCGCTCGCATAGGACTCGTCCTTCATGTAGTACCACTGGAACACGTAGTTGCCGGCCGGCAGCGTGTAGGCCTTCTGCGCCCAGCTGGTGGAACCGCTGATGTAGGCGTAGAGCTGGTTGTTGATGTACAGGGCCAGGAAGTCGTAGTCCTGTTCGGAGGACACCTTCCACCAGAAACGCACGGTCCCCGGCCCGGCGAACGTGGCCTGCAGGAGGCTGTTCTGGTCGTTGCCGACGGTCCCCGCCTTCGCGGCATCGCCGCCGTAGTAGGACGTGGTGGTCTGGCCGGCCCAGGTGGCGCCGCCCCCGGTGCTCCAGACCACGCCCGCGTAGTCCAGGGCCTCGGCCAGCGTCATCCCGGCCGGGCTGGTGACGGAGAAGTAGGCGTCGGAGTAATCGGACGTGGCGCCCTGGTAGACCCGCACCTTGTAGTCGGACCCCGCCGTGAGGCCCGTGGGGACGGTCCAGGCGAAGGAGCCCGCGGCGGCGGTCGCGGTGCCCAGGTTCTGAAGGTACGCCCCGCCCTTGTAGAGGTCGAGGGTCACGGTGCCCGTCACGTTGACGGCGGTCCAGCGGAGGGTCTGGGACGACCCGCGGGTCCAGCTCTCGCCGCCGTTGGGGGCCGTGACGGTGATGACCGGGGTCGCCGACGCCGACCAGGTCACCTTGTCCACGAAGCCCGCGTCGGACCCGGCGCTGACCGAACCGTCCTTGCCGTAGGTCCACTTGAGGGTGTGCGTGCCGGAAGCCAGGGCATAACTCTTCAGCGCCCAGTTGACTTCCCCGCTGACCCGGTCCTTCTGGACCCCGTCCACGTAAAAGCTGAGGTAGTCGTACCCCGACTCCGAGGAGACTTTCCAGTAGAAGGACAGGGTGCCGGGGCCGGTGACGGTGGTCTGCAGGTAGGTGCTCTGGCTGTGCGAGACCAGCCCGCTGCGGGCGGACGAGCCGCCGTAGTAGGAGACGGCGGTCTGGCCGGCCCAGTTGGAGTTGCCGCCCGTGGTCCAGGCGAGCGCGGCGTTGTCGAGGGCGGCGGCCAGCGTGGTCACGGGCTGGGTGGTGACGGTGAACGCCCCGTTGGAATCGTCGGTGACGCTCCCCTGGTAGATGCGGACTTTGTAGTCGGTCCCCGCAGCCAGCGTCGCCGGCAGCGACCAGGTGAAGGACCCGGCGGTCGCGGTGGCCGACCCGATGTTCTGCTTGAAAACCCCTCCCTTGTACAGGTCGATCGTGACATTGCCCGTGAGCCCGGTGGCGGTCCAC of the Acidobacteriota bacterium genome contains:
- a CDS encoding type II toxin-antitoxin system Phd/YefM family antitoxin, which encodes MVTETNAVTFRQNLGEMINQVQYRHDSIVISKDGRPVAVLIDSALFERIRRMRERFDALASRLAAAFADVPADEGTREIEQAAAAVRAESKARHAGRPRR
- a CDS encoding putative toxin-antitoxin system toxin component, PIN family; protein product: MSALRVVLDTNVLVSGLAYPGSIPGRILETWRQGGIEVILSRFILDELSRVLPRLNHRLNWGPSDFEDLLDILAFEADLIEPVQAENGDLRNGDDLPVLGTLLASRADYLVTGDADLLALAGRYPIVSPAEFWRRHGG